The Rhodocytophaga rosea genome has a segment encoding these proteins:
- a CDS encoding DUF349 domain-containing protein, with the protein MEELQWSDEYGYIREGKVYLRGFMGYPDRQIGEVKQSEEASVAYFRDRFETARQKVDELYRLVDEAQNKGSYLMKLLHLRQYLIEFDGLGDYPALLHKLDELETELRKTIVVNRARNLEIKQALLQEAETLAGSTDWKETTEKFKELKGKWIKTGAVDKEYEEEIENKFDGIVNSFFDRRKAFFEEKNRITKFRVAKYEDLARQAIQLQDSTEWESTAGKFKKLQEQWKKVGKIPKTHAGDFWNDFKKANDHFFELYKKAKGISGTYVRRVDPKKLAQENLTNEAETLVQSTDIIKAADRAKQLLMEWKNIGVLPKMQDRQLAERFRAACDKIFELNYLMRVVKRKHFFFEKKSMADQLQIKITIMSDLIRKDKMELDTYEGNVDGMNMMNKSQTMDKLVVSKLNIQKRKISVKELLLNQFKTELAALRQK; encoded by the coding sequence ACAAAGCGAGGAAGCAAGTGTAGCTTATTTTAGAGACAGATTTGAAACTGCCCGGCAAAAAGTAGATGAATTGTACAGACTGGTAGACGAAGCACAAAACAAAGGTTCATACCTGATGAAATTGCTCCATCTCCGGCAGTATCTGATAGAATTTGATGGCCTGGGCGATTATCCGGCTCTGCTTCATAAGCTGGATGAGCTGGAAACTGAACTACGTAAGACAATTGTGGTAAACCGTGCCCGTAATCTTGAAATTAAGCAAGCATTACTACAAGAGGCAGAAACACTGGCCGGAAGTACCGATTGGAAAGAAACTACGGAGAAGTTTAAAGAACTGAAAGGAAAGTGGATAAAAACCGGCGCTGTAGACAAAGAATATGAAGAGGAGATAGAAAACAAATTCGATGGCATTGTAAACAGCTTTTTTGACCGGCGTAAGGCATTTTTTGAAGAGAAAAACCGAATCACCAAATTCCGGGTGGCTAAGTACGAAGATCTTGCCCGTCAGGCCATACAACTACAAGACTCTACAGAATGGGAATCTACTGCTGGTAAGTTCAAAAAATTGCAGGAGCAATGGAAAAAAGTGGGTAAAATTCCCAAAACCCATGCTGGTGACTTCTGGAATGACTTTAAGAAAGCCAACGATCATTTTTTTGAACTATACAAAAAAGCCAAAGGCATTTCCGGAACGTATGTTCGCCGGGTTGATCCTAAAAAACTGGCGCAGGAGAATCTTACCAATGAAGCTGAAACTCTGGTACAAAGCACAGATATTATAAAGGCGGCTGATCGGGCCAAGCAGTTGCTAATGGAATGGAAAAACATTGGTGTACTTCCAAAAATGCAGGATAGACAGCTTGCCGAACGTTTCCGCGCTGCCTGCGATAAAATATTTGAGTTGAATTACCTGATGCGTGTAGTAAAGCGGAAGCATTTCTTCTTTGAAAAAAAATCTATGGCTGATCAGTTACAGATAAAAATTACTATTATGAGTGATTTAATCCGTAAAGACAAAATGGAACTTGATACGTATGAAGGCAATGTGGATGGTATGAATATGATGAATAAGAGCCAGACCATGGATAAACTAGTGGTTTCCAAGTTGAATATTCAGAAACGGAAAATAAGTGTGAAAGAGCTGTTGCTAAATCAATTTAAAACAGAACTTGCTGCTTTGAGGCAGAAATAA